The segment TGCCTGCTGAGCACCAGGGATCATTTCCTAGAAATCCGAGCCGTGCCCTCTCCCGCTCAGGGCTTGTTTCTTCAGGGAGCAACTTCTTCTCCTGGCAGATCCTCCAAGCCCAAAaaccctgcccagggctctgaACCCCCACATTCTGCAGAATTCTGGCACCTCCAATTTAAATCCGGGGAGTTCTGAGAAGTCCAGGGTGCCCTGGGAGAAATCCCATGGCTTCAGCAGCTCGGAGCCCttgccaggagctgggaaggaaaacagatttattGGGAGCTGACCTAGTTGTTGTAAATCTCCCTGCAGAAGAGATTTAGTAATCTTAGGAGGGCTATTAAAGCTCGTGTTTGTTTTGGAGATGGGCAAATGcagcaatttaattttcaaatcttACGGtttggcttgttttgttttggtttgtttttttccaaacatcTCATTTATTAACAAAGCTGAGCAGCTGGGAAAATAAGCACTGGAACTTTCCTAAGGAGGTCAATCCGTGTagggtgggaagggatccaGAGAATCCAACAGCTCCAGTGGCaaaagggggtttggggctggggcagggaaagctGAGTGTGGCCTTTCCCCAGGTAAATGAGAGGATAATGGTTTATCTCTTAATTTTACAactttttaaatcttaaaaaaagaattacTAAAATTAGAGAAATCAGCAGCTCCTGAACTGTCCTGTCAGAGCTGCATTTGTTActggataaaaataaattgctttttgttgggtttttcaCAGTGCAGTTCTTGAATATTGTGAGGGAGAAGTGCAGGGAGTTTGGGCTCAGTTTTTGTCTGACACAGCTCCTTGTTATCCCAGAGATGAGGGATGGGGCTCAGAGCTCCTGCTGaacccagcagctccagcagtgcctgtTGGAGTTTCCTGCTaggaaaattcattttttttcatctaaaggggctccaggagagctggagagggactggggacgaggcagggagggacaggacacagggaatggcttcactgccagagggcagggatgggtgggacattgggaattgggaattgttccctgggatggaattcccagagcagctgtggctgcccctggatcctggcagtgcccaaggctggGTGGGACAATGCTTGGAGAATCCATGGATCTGCAGGGGGAATCTCTTACTCTTTACTGCAGGAAGTGAGATTTTAGCAGCACCAGATCTGAGGAGTGCGTGTCCCTGCCCCACTGGGGAATTGCTGTGCCCAGAGCTTTTCCAAGGAATGTGCCCAGCACACAGGgcctgggagcaggggaaggctgtgccaggctggcaggagctccagctgagcccagccctgctgccaggctggggacagaaacctgagccctgcaggggctgctccaaAGGTCAGCTCAGACAGGAGGGGCTCACACACAACCCCAGctcccctcctctcctggagctgggcagagcctgctggagctgggatacagcacagggacacagcagggctgggctcggctcctggggctcctccagaCCTGAATCATTTGGAATCCAGGACTGGTTTGGTTGGGAGAGGGctcaaagcccacccagtgccacccctgccatggcagggtcacctccctctgtcccaggagctcccagtgccagcctggccttggacacccGGGACTGAGCCGAGGCAGGGAACCAGCCTGGGACagtgtgggagtccagggcttccctctggctgccctgggaccctggcaggggtcagaacccccctggacagagcccccagagacactggctgtgatctctgtccatggaaaagagttttcaatcttacaggatcaattaccagctctgagtgtttgatatgagtaataattaagtgtggcacgggtgcaaaagtaaaattttaggattctagattaggggtccaaagaggacaagatggaggaaattgggtgtgccttgtcctttttctccttcttcatgccctccatgtttcactgtggtgttggcatttttctgttggttcaggctggggacacactgtccaacgtaggtgacagatattggcacgttattgtaaatccagcacaggtagtttgtggtatttaatgtttgtaccatcccactgagggcagagccccacacgctgccctgcaggacagagctgcggcagggcagcagaacatgttagagataaacagaataaacaaccttgaaacagcacagaccaattatggcttctgctttggcagcggggctgacagacagagatttTCACAATTTCAGcatcatcaatagcacagattccgacaggacAGGATGTTATTCCTCCCCAGAAAggttctccagccctggcacagccgaGTCCCCACGCCTGGAGGGATTTCAggccctgtggatgtggcacttccctggcagcgctgggtATGGTTGGACTGGGTGGGCTCAGGGAATTTTCCACCCTCGTTGTCCCGTGGGTCCAGCCTGGCTCACCCCACTCCTGTCCCCACTCAGGAGGGACTCTGTGGCTTTCCAGACCCCGCTGGGATCCCAGGGGAAGCTGCAGAGGGGGGATCCCACACCTGCACAGCGTGGGAGATGGGTTTGTAGGGAATTCTCCAGCATATAAAACATTCTCCTGGTTGTGATGGTGTGGATTGTAGCACCTGTGCTGTCTCACCCTTCccatgagactgaaaatggaattaaaGCTTTTAAAGCACCTCTCAGCTACCCCATCTCTGGTCAGAAAATCCCACAGCACACcagctcctgccttttcctggaGTTGTTTTTCAGCTGATTGATCCTGTTGGatacaacaacaataacaattaaaaatcactttttgcAGTGTGTGGCAGATTGCAGTGTGTAACAGCAGGTCAGGGTGCTGTGCTGCCTTCTGGAATAACAAACCCCCTGTCTTCCCAAGCAgaacctccctgctcctcaaCATCCACAAAAATGTCAGGAAAAACAGCCACCACCACCAACAACATCGCCCAGGCGCGCAGGACCGTGCAGCAGCTCAGGATAGAGGCGTCCATCGAGAGGATAAAGGTGAGCACagcctcctgcccctcctttgccttcttttcccctcctgGCTGTAGCACAGGGAGATAACGGAGTGATGGAATTTAGGTTTGTGGTGGaaaagtttttggttttttttaatttgtgtttttaaagaaaaatttagtcattttttgttgtttggttttaggTAGTTTATTGTAAGTTATttaaaaggttgtttttttgggttattGTGGTTTGGTTAGTAGCTTAGGTAGAGGTACACACActtttgatattttttgttggtttttttggtttttttttgcttttgggttgttattttttatatggtatattatgtgttaaatgtttatagtttcaGTGGTTGGTTTTGAGTTTCATTAGGTATTTTTTGTTAAAGGTTTTAGGATAAATTATGGGTTTTGGTTGTAGGGtatgttttttatatttttatatttttatattttatatttttatattatattatattttatatttttatatttggttttgtttcgATTGGGTTACGGGTTAATATATTGGGTGAGGAGTTTCCCCAGCACCTCTCCCATGGCACCCAACTCCCTCACAGCCCTCAGCATTTTTTATGGTTTTGCTTTTAGAATTTAATGGTTGATTTTGAGTTTTATTAGGTATTTTTTGTTAAAGATTTTAGGATAAATTATGGGTTTTGGTTGTAAAGtatgttttttatattttgttttgatttggttaAGGGTTAATGTATTGGGTGAGGGGTTTCCCCAGGACCTCTCCCATGGCACCCTCACAGCCCTCAGCATTTTTTATGGTTTTGCTTTTAGAATTTTAATGGTTGATTTTGAGTTTCATTAGGTATTTgggattttatattttatattttacattttttattttatattttatattttaatattttatattttctatttttctagtttatattttatatttttatatttctgtattttatatggtatatattatattttatatttttatatttttatattttatattttatatttttatatgttatacattatattttatattttatatttttatatttggtGCTGTTTTAATTGGGTTACGGGTTAATATATTGGGTGAGGAGTTTCCCCAGCACCTCTCCCACGcccccagctccctctcagCACTCTGCTGCCTTTTCCATGGCAAACcccattttctgccttttttcccctgccctgcaggtgTCCAAGGCCTCAGCAGACCTGATGCTGTACTGTGAGGAGCACGCCAAGAAGGACCCTCTGCTGATGGGCATCCCAGCCTCGGAGAACCCCTTCAAGGACAAGAAAACCTGCATTTTGTTATAGGGcaggcagctcctcctgccagccctgcagccccccaggtacctgcacccctgggtgctcccTGAGCCTctccagagcatccctgagctccccaaggcgttcctgctgctccctgtccctcccaggAGCTTtttctctccatccctgcccgaGGGAATGGGCTCCAGGCTCTCTGcaggggggtcctggtggcGTTTGCCAACTCCAGCACGACCAAAGTTGCCTGAGCTTTGCAGAAGCAGCAAAGCTCTAGAGACCTGATGGAATCACTGGgtttacattttataaaattatggatttttttttttttttttggtgttgtgcctgtgctggcagcacctgTTTGTGCACAGGCACGCTTAAAGTGCATTTTCTAGCAAAATCTACCTTGCAAAACGATTgtagcagctgctggggagctCCAGGGAGCTCTGCCTCagccttcctcctgctggcctCTCATCCAGGGCTTTTACAGGATAAAGTTGGGAATCAGAGATGCTTTCCCTGCTTTCCATGAgttggaaaagcagaatttccagCTTGAATTCTGCTGCGTTTTcttctcaaataaaaaaacctttattAGCAGAAAAAACACCctccaagaaattaaaatagagaggctggaagtgccctggcagagctggaggaacGCTGCCCTtgctcccagtcccagctgGGTCCTGAGCAGGGAGTCAGAACTTGactcatttttataaaaaaaaaaattccatttttaaacaggaaaaatgcCAAATTAGCTCCAGCTTGTGGTTATGCATTTATAATTGAGGGCCTTTCCATCtagtatatattttatatatacatataataaaaatgtctttctctgtgtgtgtgcgtAGATACATAAACCTTATATATTAACAGCAAATTTTGAAGGGTTCAGAAATAATCCTGGCTTCACCTGGCTGAAAATGTCCttctgtgcaggcagctgaagTCATCTGCCATCACCCTGCATTTCTGGGAGGATATTTGCAGAATTTATGAACCACTTGTCACTTACGTTGCATATTTGTCATTTCTATATGAAATTATAGACCCACTTTTGatacagaataaaacaaaatcaactTTGTTTGACAAATCTCTTTGGCAGAGCTCCAAAAAATCAGCCTGACAGAGAGAAACCTGCTGCTTACCCTGTGCTTGcctgcaaattatttttgtaatcaGAGTATTTTTTagtaggaaaaaaccccaagcaacgTGGCTCTGCACTAATTCCTTTTCAGTGAGTCTGTTTGCCACACACCTGGCCGGAATTAATGAGCTCTGTTAATTGCTCatgtggggctgaggggagggagggagcctCGTGCTGTCAATCCttgttttcccaggaatttgggaagagattggaatattttttttggttgttttgagATCCCTGGTGTGGCTGCAGGGATGTTTTTGGTGTCTGCCCTTCAGAAAAGCTGATCCAGATGTGGGATCCTGCCtggtgctccagcagcatttaAATCCCGAGATTTTTGGATGAATTggccatttttaaaatacaataaacgCTGAAATCTGGAGTGGTTAGGTTTGCTCTTTGCTTTTTGCCATCAATACCCCCAGAAAGAGCAGAGATTGTAAAATCTGGGGAAATGCAGACTCTGCCCTtgtagattttttaaaaaataagtgaaaCCATTGCATCCACATGTAGTGGGAGAAACCCGTGGTGAGACCCCACCATGGGGCATCACTGGGCTGCCCCTCTTGTCCTTGCTAAGCTGGCTgatctggggagaaaaatgagaatttgtgtgctgatttggggagaaaaatgagaatttgtgtgctgatttggggagaaaaatgagaatttgtgtgctgatttggggagaaaaatgagaatttgtaTGTGctgatttggggagaaaaatgagaatttgtaTGTGCTGATTTGAGgagaaaaattagaatttgtATGTGCTgatctggggagaaaaatgagaatttgtgTGTGCTGatttgaggagaaaaatgagaatttgtgtgctgatttggggagaaaaatgagaatttgtgTGCTGTCCACCAACTTTGTGgtgtggggacagggctgggggtgacactgggagAAACCAGAGGGGTTTGGATTGAATCTGAGCTTGGAGAAAtaaatctgctgctgctgctgcagtgtccccaggcacagggtgggacctgggctggggacagggacacggtgGCCTCGTGCTGGAGCATCCCAGGAGTGGGAGAACAGGTCCAGCCTCCCCTCCTGGCCTCCAGGAAACCCTGGGCCAGGTTTTGCTCCACCAGGGAATCAGGATTTCCACCTGccaaggaggagctgcaggaggcacGGAAACCTCGGCAGCAAAGCCccttttctggggtttttttggggtttttttttgtcggtttttttttagtgcctGTTGCAGCAGCattgaagcaaaataaataaataaataacattcCCAACATTTCCTGCAGCACACGGGCTGCTTCAGGCTTTAATTGCTTGGGAGGGGCCGGGAATGAACCCACACTGGAGCTGCACAACAGGACCTTGCCCATggccaggaggaagcagctgctgcagtgagaaAATAAAAGCCTGGGCCAAAAGTTTGATTTTAcactttatttcaaaaaaaaaaaaaaagaaaacacaaaacaacaccacaaccccaaaaaaacactcGAATTTCAAACAATTATATTAATGGCGCTGCTTTTGCAGCCAACTGGGAGAAGATTCGTGGTTGCAGAGCAACTGCTTGAGGGCATTTCAGTTCTCAAACCTCCgagtataaataattttttccattgATATCAGAAAATaacttattattattattatatatctTAGCATAAAAACGTGAGAATTACATCCCAAAAGTACAACAACATTGCTGGCAAAAGGCCTCGATTAACCTCGTTTGCTCGTTAAGGTGTTCAAAGCAGGAACTTGAAGTGGCACTTAAGGACAGAAGGAGAGGGGAGTTGGGGCTGGGCTCATCCCTGTTCTCCTCAGCTCCAGCCAAACCCCCCGCAAGTGACATCAGTTTTAGCTTTATTGGTTTATATCTACGTTTCCTTGTTGCTGTCgggtttttattttccctcccggagccagggcagggagtTCCTTTCCTGAGCGAGAGTTTAGCGGCGctgcagggccgggccggggtcACCGCTCCGGGAGGTTGATGACCGGCACCCACTGGTCCAGGTACCGACTCTCCCGGCAGAAACACATCACCTGGCTCAGCGCCGGGTCCTTCCACTGCGACGCCTGCGGGTTCTGCAAAGGGGAcggcaaaaataaaaataaataaataaaaagctcCGGCACGGCAGCAAAAACAACCCGAGAGCGGCAGGCGGGGGATGGGGGGGAAGCGCAGGAGTGTGAATCATCTGAAATTGCTGGCGAGGCAAACAAACAAGTCAGGCCTGGAGCGTGTCAGGAGTTTAGCTTTGGACtctggggcagaggaggggaaggggggaaaaaaacaacaggagGGAGGGATAAaagtgggggaagggagggaaagaaaaggggaaaattaagagggaaggggggaaaaataaagagggaaggggggaaaaataaagagggaagggaggaaaaataaagagggaaggggggaaaaataaagagggaagggggaaaaataaagagggaagggggaaaaataaagagggaaggggggaaaaataaagagggaaggggggaaaataaagaaaggaggaaagcaaagtaaagaaaagacagggcaggagaaagaggCGAGAACAAAGGAGGGAGCCGGGGCACAGCAGCAAACGGGGCCGAGCGCAGCGGAGCCCCCGGAGGCACCGCGGGacccccgcggccgccccgcctTGGCCGCGGGTTCGAGCCCCGGGCGCGGCGGTCCGGGGGGGTCCCGAGCGGCACCGGGGAGCCGCGGGGGTCCCCCCGCGGGGGCAGCCCGGGCTCACCGTGACCAGCACGCAGTGCAGGTCGGCGGGCGGGTCGGGGCCCGCggcgggcagcagcagctcggcCAGGCGCGCCGGGTTGCTGACGCGCAGGATGTTGATGTCGTTCTCGCAGCAGAAGGCCCTCAGCAGCGTGAAGTGGATCTGCAGCGCCGCGTCccccgcctcctcctcctcggccgccagcaggcacagcaccaCGTTATCGGGGTCCCTGCGGGGCACCGCCGTCACCGCGGGCGCACCGGGCGGGGCGCACCGGGGGGAGGACGGGGATGGTGGGGGGTGGCACTCACACGTTGAGCAGCTTGGCCGCCTCGTAGACGCCGAGGGTGAGGCTCCGCTGGCTCAGCGCCTTGCTCAGCACCTCCTCGAGCGCGTCCCCCGCCTGCTCCATCCTGCGCCGGGACACGCCGCACCGGCCGTCACCGGCCACCccgcgccgctccccgcccggcccccgccgcccccccggCCTCACCTCCCGGCGGCGCGGCGCTCCCCGGGCAGCTCCTCCAGGGTCATCACGGGgccagggacaggggctgggggggacagTGGACAGGGGTGGCGGTCACCGCGCTGGCGgtcaccgcgctccggccgctccggccgctccggccccgccgcccgtgCCGGACAAAGGCGCCCCGCGCGCGctgccccgcccgccccgcgccgcctcGTTTGCATAGCCCGCTCCCATTGGTTCATGCAAATGAGACCACGCCCACTGCATGCCGAGGCCGGGCCTGGCCTGGAacgggatcgggaatgggatcgggaatgggatcgggaatgggaatgggaacgggaatgggaacgggaatgggaatgggatcgggatcgggatcgggaccgggatagggaatgggaatgggatcgggaatgggaatgggaacgggaatgggaacgggaacgggaatgggaatgggaacgggaatgggatcgggaatgggatcgggaatgggaacgggatcaggatcgggatcgggaatgggaacgggaatgggaacgggaccgggaatgggatcgggatcgggaatgggaccgggaatgggaatgggatcgggattgggaatgggatcgggaacGGGACCGAgaatgggatcgggatcgggaatgggaacgggaccgggaatgggatcgggaatgggatcgggaatgggatcgggaccgggaatgggatcgggatcgggaatgggaacgggatcGAGAATGGGATCGAGATCGGGACCGGAATGGGGATTGGGACCGGGCCTGGCCCCGctcgggaccgggatcgggagcaggaatgggaatgggatcgggatcgggaatgggacCGGGATCGAGAATGGGACCGGGATcaggaacgggaatgggaatgggaccGGGATTAGGACCGGGACAGTGACCCTGCCATAGAGCAGCCTGCTCCAaacctcatccagcctggcctgggcactgccagggatccaggggcagccacagctgttcTGGGAATTCcgtcccagcccctctccacatCCCAGcgaacaattcccaattcccaagaACTTCTCCGggaagctgctcctgctccagatGTCCCGTGTCAGCCCCGAGAGCTCCGGGCAGGATTTCTCCTGATGGCTGCAGTGTCAAAGCTTCCTCAGCTGTTGCACCAAACCCTTCCATCCTCCCACAGCCGCTGCCAGAGCTCTTTCCCAACCTGGCTGTGGGCTGGTACCTTCCCACCGCCTCCAGGGCTGCAGTCAGGACCCTTGGTGGTCCCTCACAAAGTTTGGCTTGTGGCAGtgttctcctgcagctcctcaacTCCAGGAGCCGTTTTCCACAGCACAACGTGCAGAGGGATGCAGCTCcatgcagctcctgcagaacCCCTTTGGGAAATGAGATATCACAGAATCCCCCTTTGGGAAATGAGATATCACAGAATCCCCCTTTGGGAAATGAGATATCACAGAATCCCCTTTTGGGAAATGAGAtatcacagaatcctggagtgctttgggttggaagggaccccaggGATGGTTTttttccaccccctgccatgggcagggacacctcccaccaccCCAACTTGCTCCAAGTCCTGCCCAACCCGGAGCACTTCAGGGGCATATCAAAGCAGAATAAAGAGGGTGATTTCTGTGCCCACGAGGTGCGgggggaaaggcagaaaagccCTTTTTGCATCAGGTGGAGGGGCGGCAGATGGCCGGAGCGCAGCAAAACAGGTGGGAGCATTGTGTGCTGACCCTCGGAATTAAGTTCGCTTAATTTGCTGTATCTCTATTAGCAACTGCGGGCTCCGCTCCGCAGCCCCATCTGTGCCGGCCCAGAGCTAAATCCggctgggaggcagctgggaagcagctgaagCCTCTTTTCCCCTCCCGGGGCCGGCGGGCAGCGCTCCGAACCGGCTGGGAGCCCTTTCCCGTTCTCCCGGTTCCCGAGGAtgcgggatgcgggatgcggGGTGCGGGGTGCGGGATGCGGGATGCTCGGTCCTGCCGCGGGGACAGCGGTGGCCGTGCCGGGGATGTGCTGTAGCCGCCGGTCTGGGCAGCCCGGGATGGAGCGGGACCCGCAGTTGTCCCTCGGtcagctcccagctggcagctgctgctgaacctCCCTTTCATCGCCTGCCAAAAGCGGCCGGGCTGTTTGTCCTCCCCCCTGCCCTTTAATCCTGACTTTCATCATTCCCCCCACTTGGCACATCCTCACCCCGAATGTTCTCCGGGCTGAGCTGCCCGAGCTCGGAGGCGGCTTGGACAGCAATGGGTTAACCCGTAGGGATGTGGGAGATGCCCACTGGATGGGGGAGGACGTCTGGGCCACCTCAGAGCATCAGCTTGTTTGATTTCGGTTTTTGGGAAGGAGAGCAGCCGTCAAACAGCGGCAGTGAGAGGTGACAGAGCCCCATCcctccagagcccagccaggcccTTCCCGGGGGCGCCTCGGGGTGCTCCCGGCCCCTGAGCCCCTGGAACGGTGCCGGGGTgctgctcccatccctcctTGGGGtgcccccatcccctcccttcTTTCCCTGCCTTGGCTATCGCGCTGCTGTGGAAAATCCCGCTGTGCCCGTCTGCTGGGACACCCCTGGGCACCCCggggtgctgtgccagggccgcCGAGCGTTCCCAGTCCCTCTGGATCTGCTTGCACATTCCAGGGCCGTGTCCCTGGTGCCACCAGTTCCGTGTCACCGAGCTGACCCCatggcccagctcctgcagtgcccaggcacATCCACCCACCCAGGGGCACATCCACCCACCCAGAGTGGGGCATCCCACCCcgtgcaggagcagaggaacagATCCCCGGGCTCTGGCACCCAGGGGAGCTCGGcttggagcagggcaggggtcTGGGATTGCCCCAGGACCCACCCAGGATGCCCTGGCACCCTCAGTGCCACATCCTCTCCAGCACAAGAACAATAagatattttccccattttccctggaGTCCCCCCACCCCTGCTGGAGCTAAAATTGGGGttcagctgcagccaccccTGCTGCTGGCCGGGTTTGGCTTTGGGCAGCCGGGAAGGGAAGTCTGGGCCTGCCTGGCCTTGGCTCTGGAGCTGGGCATGGTGCCAGCAGCTTTCTCAACCACCCGGGTCATGGGAGTGCAGCTGAGAGCTCGGCTTGGTGGCacggagcagggctggcacctcCCTGTCACAGAGAAGGGCTGGCATTTCCCTGGCACAGAGAAGGGCTGGCACTTCCCTGGCACGGGcattctcctcctgcctggccccAGCTCCTTTGCAGGCTCCCGAGCGGGGCTCAGCTCCCCCAGAGGTGGGAGGGCAGGGGGATGGGGCACTGGGATGTGTTTGTCCCACACTCAGCACATTCCTGCAGCCCTCCGAGCTCTGCAAACAGCAAACATGAGTGGGAGCCTGGGAGGGCTCCCGTGGCTCTAAACTGAAGGAGGGGAGATGGAGATTAGAGATCAGGAGGAAATTCTTGGCTGGGAGGGGGTGAgaccctggcagctgtggctgctccattcCTGCTCAAAGCCAGCTTGGACGgggataggggaaggtgtccctgcctgcccccaaGGGAGTGGGACTGGAGGAGatctaaggtcccttccagcccaaaccactccaggattctgtgatttcatggCTCACCCATGTCCCACCACCCTGGGTAAATATCTAAAatgtcttttccttctctgctggaatatcttttccttccccaacaagtccctgctctgctcctcgTGCCCGTGGgttcagggcagcagaaggctgtgctgcccctggctcctggcagggacattccctgtgccctgcatgccccctccagcccctctccctgcagcctcagGCGTTGTGCCCACCCTGGCCATGCCAGGCACACGTGGCAGCCCAGGTGGGAATCACCCACTGGGCAAAGTCCAGCCTGAGGACAGGAGAGCTGcactgaagtgaaaacaaactTTGTCCATTTATTGGCAGCGTGGGGCCATAAACCAGCACACCAGTGGTGCTTCCACGTGGGAACACTGTCCTGCACCACAGGGAACATcttcctgtgctgtgctgccaaCATCCCCCTCCCGGGTGGTTCAGCCTCCAGGCACAGAGACCTTCCCTGGTgctcctgcaggcagagggGAGCTCGGGAGGGGATGTTAAATCATTAATCTGGATTCATTTTGTCTCCTATAAATGTGTGGAATGGGAAAAGTGTTTGGAAAGCAAAGAGGAAGGAGCGTGGAGTGAAGGCCAGGGTTTGATGGTCGTTGCGGTAGAGATAATGTAACCGAGGGGTTTATTTGGGAGGAGATTTAAATATataacttaaaataaataatataagaTGTACATAATGCTTATGAGGCCCTATttcagagctgccccagccctggggccaacatcagcaggagctggagctgctggagagagcccagaggaacccccggagctgctgcagggctggagcccctctggagccaggctgggagagctgggggggctcccctggagaggagaaggatccagggagagctcagagcccctggcagggcctggagagggactggggacaaggatggagggacaggacacagggaatggcttcactgacagagggcagggatgggtgggagattgggaattgggaattgttccctgggatggaattcccagagcagctgtggctgcccctggatccctggcagtgcccagggccaggctggaagaggcttggagcagcctgggaagggaagggaagggaagggaagggaagggaagggaagggaagggaagggaagggaagggaagggaag is part of the Taeniopygia guttata chromosome 8, bTaeGut7.mat, whole genome shotgun sequence genome and harbors:
- the GNG12 gene encoding guanine nucleotide-binding protein G(I)/G(S)/G(O) subunit gamma-12 — protein: MSGKTATTTNNIAQARRTVQQLRIEASIERIKVSKASADLMLYCEEHAKKDPLLMGIPASENPFKDKKTCILL
- the GADD45A gene encoding growth arrest and DNA damage-inducible protein GADD45 alpha, whose translation is MTLEELPGERRAAGRMEQAGDALEEVLSKALSQRSLTLGVYEAAKLLNVDPDNVVLCLLAAEEEEAGDAALQIHFTLLRAFCCENDINILRVSNPARLAELLLPAAGPDPPADLHCVLVTNPQASQWKDPALSQVMCFCRESRYLDQWVPVINLPER